The Chanos chanos chromosome 16, fChaCha1.1, whole genome shotgun sequence genome has a window encoding:
- the mylk5 gene encoding myosin light chain kinase, smooth muscle yields MNGGEAKKRYLSAVRIQMSGPPVSTDRGSDGGRSQRKGSTQTSISTVLSSSKAKTVPVDNGYTHPERLAPPLFTKPLQDCNVDEGNDITLSGLVSGSQPIRVSWLHNGKVVRFGSASFVGGEARLVVKECLPEDTGAYTCVAENTAGKTFSSAAVYVRDYETIIAQRKQNTKTPLASPPLSNPPVFNHTVENRGPNSPPTPSQEDTSVFRGPQSPTSAQSGASPNGSPGDRKEVVLKRRLSSGTAPPLFFLSPPNQLEARAGEPVRLTCEFRGSAPVVSCWIRNKKEVLEDSRCRIEAEEESSSLVISEARPADSGRYTIVVRDRKSSAQHTLTLSVVDRPEPPSSCPVASLLSPSSLVLSWSGPSYDGGSAITGYVVEVEQLGPDKPATWSELTSQCKSTCLKVSSGLQPQASYRFRIRACNAVGVSEPSQESQPIRMSASGETHDEAKQEFVDVTIDTTHKITDHYNVLEKLGVGKFGQVFRLTHKETGRVCAGKFYKGRRLKEREAAKKEIELMNSLHHPKLVQCLGAYDNKPEIVMVMEFIAGGELFERIVDDNFEHTEPTSVGYMQQILEGIQYMHQKNIVHLDLKPENIVCVDHTGTQIKIIDFGLASTLDPSNPLKVMHGTPEFVAPEVINYDTVGLATDIWSIGVICYILLSGESPFQGDSDTETLALVTAAKWEFDEESFEEITAQAKDFISSVLIKDARRRLTCEQALAHPWMAAFVSADPSTTKNLSKDKMKKFLARQKWKKTGKALLALKRMALLSKPEGSISQSSSVEDTEQALQNLELKLQSKPQFTSTPTDQTVKQGSDVHIACLITGYPDPEVMWLKDGEAVEERPPRVQVDYEDGRCALTLEGVTVEDRGVYSCKASNDHGEELCSATLTVLESNT; encoded by the exons TGGACAACGGGTACACCCATCCCGAAAGACTTGCTCCGCCTCTTTTCACCAAGCCCCTGCAGGACTGTAATGTTGACGAGGGGAATGACATAACCTTGAGTGGGCTGGTCTCAGggagccagccaatcagagtgtcCTGGCTTCACAACG gtaagGTGGTACGTTTTGGGAGCGCCTCGTTCGTTGGTGGGGAGGCGAGGCTGGTTGTTAAGGAGTGTCTTCCTGAGGACACTGGGGCTTACACCTGTGTGGCCGAAAACACAGCCGGGAAAACGTTCAGCAGCGCGGCCGTGTATGTCAGAG ACTACGAAACCATCATAGCTCAAcgaaagcaaaacacaaagactCCTCtcgcttctcctcctctttcaaaTCCGCCTGTTTTCAATCACACCGTGGAAAACAGAGGTCCGAATTCGCCCCCGACCCCTTCACAGGAGGACACGAGTGTTTTCAGGGGCCCGCAGTCGCCTACTTCAGCCCAATCAGGAGCGTCACCGAATGGAAGTCCAGGAGACAGGAAAG AGGTCGTACTGAAGCGACGCCTCAGCTCAGGAACAG ctccccctctgtttttcctgaGTCCTCCAAATCAGCTGGAGGCACGTGCTGGGGAGCCGGTTCGACTGACGTGTGAGTTTAGAGGCAGTGCTCCAGTGGTATCCTGCTGGATCCGAAACAAAAAAGAG GTGCTTGAGGACTCGAGGTGTAGGATTGAGGCAGAAGAGGAGAGCAGTTCTCTGGTCATCTCTGAAGCTCGGCCTGCCGACTCTGGACGCTACACCATCGTCGTGCGAGATCGCAAGAGTTCTGCCCAACACACGCTCACCTTATCCGTCGTCG ACCGACCCGAGCCCCCCTCTTCGTGCCCAGTAGcgtctctcctctcccccagCTCTCTGGTGCTCTCCTGGTCCGGCCCATCTTACGACGGAGGCAGCGCCATCACCGGCTACGTGGTGGAGGTTGAGCAGCTAGGCCCGGACAAGCCTGCGACCTGGAGCGAACTGACTTCCCAGTGCAAGAGCACCTGCCTCAAGGTCAGCTCCGGATTACAGCCCCAAGCTTCATACCGCTTCCGGATACGAGCCTGCAACGCTGTGGGCGTTAGCGAACCCAGTCAGGagtctcagccaatcaggatgtCCGCATCAG GGGAAACGCACGATGAGGCCAAACAGGAGTTTGTGGATGTCACCATTGACACAACTCACAAAATCACCGACCACTACAATGTACTGGAGAAACTCGGAGT GGGGAAGTTTGGACAGGTGTTTCGGCTAACCCATAAAGAGACCGGGCGTGTATGTGCCGGAAAGTTCTACAAGGGTAGACggttgaaggagagagaggcggCAAAGAAAGAGATTGAACTGATGAATTCGCTGCATCACCCCAAGCTGGTGCAGTGTCTGGGCGCATATGACAACAAGCCTGAGATCGTCATGGTGATGGAGTt cataGCAGGGGGCGAGCTGTTTGAGAGGATAGTGGATGATAACtttgaacacactgaacccaccaGCGTTGGTTACATGCAGCAGATACTGGAGGGCATCCAGTACATGCATCAGAAGAACATCGTCCACCTGGACCTGAAACCAGAGAACATCGTGTGTGTGGACCACACTGGGACCCAGATTAAAATCATCGATTTTGGCCTTGCCAGCACATTAG ACCCTTCTAACCCTCTGAAGGTCATGCATGGCACCCCTGAGTTTGTGGCTCCTGAGGTCATTAACTATGACACTGTGGGTCTGGCCACGGACATTTGGAGTATTGGAGTCATCTGCTACATCCT GCTGAGCGGTGAGTCTCCGTTCCAGGgggacagtgacacagagactcTGGCTTTGGTGACGGCTGCTAAGTGGGAGTTTGATGAGGAAAGCTTTGAGGAGATCACAGCCCAGGCCAAAGATTTCATCAGCTCTGTACTCATCAAAGATgccag ACGCAGACTGACTTGTGAACAGGCACTGGCCCACCCGTGGATGGCGGCGTTCGTGTCTGCGGACCCCAGCACTACCAAGAACCTTTCCAAGGACAAGATGAAGAAATTCCTGGCCAGGCAAAAGTGGAAG aaaacaGGCAAGGCCTTGCTGGCGTTGAAGAGAATGGCTCTCTTGTCAAAACCTGAGGGTTCTATATCTCAGTCCAGCTCTGTAGaag ACACTGAACAGGCCCTCCAAAACCTGGAGCTAAAATTACAGTCCAAACCCCAGTTCACCTCAACGCCTACAGACCAGACGGTCAAACAGGGGTCAGACGTCCACATCGCCTGCCTCATCACAG gttATCCAGACCCTGAGGTGATGTGGTTGAAGGACGGAGAGGCGGTGGAGGAACGGCCCCCGCGGGTGCAGGTGGATTACGAAGACGGTCGGTGCGCTCTGACCCTGGAGGGGGTCACAGTGGAAGACCGCGGGGTGTACAGCTGCAAAGCCTCCAACGACCATGGGGAGGAGCTGTGTTCTGCCACACTCACCGTACTGGAGAGTAACACatag